One Curtobacterium herbarum genomic window carries:
- a CDS encoding SDR family NAD(P)-dependent oxidoreductase — translation MNEDTTTTTHPYVGLWVTPDGRIRHELRADGRYVEARGDREAAYVGRYEVSGDHVEYVDDTGFTADGGFRDDVLHHAGMVLHRRKVVLVTGASSGIGRATALRLAAAGHPVVLGARRTDRLDTLVAEIEVAGGQALAVPLDVTDAASARQFAEAALARFGRIDVLVANAGVMPLSPLAAGLVEEWDRMIDVNVRGLLHSIAATLPTMLAQGTGHVVTIASVGAFEVSPTAAVYCGTKYAARAITEGLRQESPRSVRVTTVSPGVTDSELASTITDASAAAAMVAYRADSVPADAIARAVAYAVDERPDVDVNEVVVRPVGQR, via the coding sequence ATGAACGAGGACACGACCACCACCACACATCCGTACGTCGGGCTCTGGGTCACACCGGACGGACGGATCCGCCACGAGCTCCGCGCCGACGGGCGCTACGTCGAGGCACGCGGCGACCGCGAAGCGGCGTACGTCGGGCGCTACGAAGTGTCCGGGGACCATGTCGAGTACGTCGACGACACCGGATTCACCGCGGACGGCGGCTTCCGAGACGACGTCCTGCACCACGCCGGCATGGTGCTGCACCGCCGCAAGGTCGTCCTGGTCACCGGGGCCTCGAGTGGGATCGGGCGGGCCACGGCGCTCCGCCTCGCGGCCGCCGGACACCCTGTCGTGTTGGGAGCCCGACGGACCGATCGCCTCGACACCCTCGTGGCCGAGATCGAGGTGGCCGGAGGGCAGGCGCTCGCAGTCCCTCTCGACGTGACCGACGCCGCCTCGGCCCGGCAGTTCGCCGAGGCCGCACTCGCGCGGTTCGGACGGATCGACGTCCTGGTCGCCAACGCCGGCGTCATGCCCCTGTCCCCGCTGGCAGCGGGCTTGGTCGAGGAGTGGGACCGCATGATCGACGTCAACGTGCGCGGTCTCCTGCACAGCATCGCCGCCACCCTGCCCACCATGCTCGCCCAGGGCACCGGTCACGTCGTCACCATCGCGTCCGTCGGCGCGTTCGAGGTCTCGCCGACGGCCGCCGTCTACTGCGGCACGAAGTACGCGGCCCGGGCCATCACGGAGGGGCTCCGCCAGGAGTCCCCCCGCTCTGTCCGTGTGACCACCGTCTCCCCCGGTGTGACGGACTCGGAGCTCGCATCGACGATCACCGACGCATCGGCCGCTGCCGCGATGGTGGCGTACCGGGCCGATTCCGTCCCGGCCGACGCGATCGCCCGTGCGGTCGCCTACGCGGTGGACGAGCGACCCGACGTCGACGTGAACGAGGTCGTCGTGCGTCCGGTGGGACAACGCTGA
- a CDS encoding MmyB family transcriptional regulator has protein sequence MRNSWTFGELDNLVRMTFLEPAARRFHVDWARTADSTVASLRAATTGFEADPRLLRVVESVRERSPEFEERWRAQRVQRKTVTVKQFLHDEVGRLEFDAHSFAVQGAPGLQLVVYGVEPGSATARALLLLSVGMTASTPARR, from the coding sequence TTGCGCAACTCCTGGACCTTCGGCGAGCTCGACAACCTCGTCCGGATGACCTTCCTCGAGCCGGCGGCCCGGCGCTTCCACGTCGACTGGGCACGCACCGCCGATTCGACCGTTGCGAGCCTCCGGGCTGCGACGACGGGGTTCGAGGCAGACCCCCGGCTGCTGCGTGTGGTGGAGTCGGTGCGCGAGCGGAGTCCGGAGTTCGAGGAGCGGTGGCGGGCGCAGCGTGTCCAGCGCAAGACGGTCACCGTCAAGCAGTTCCTGCACGACGAGGTCGGACGGTTGGAGTTCGATGCGCACTCCTTCGCCGTCCAGGGCGCGCCGGGCCTGCAGCTCGTCGTCTACGGGGTCGAACCGGGGTCGGCAACCGCACGAGCACTTCTGTTGCTCTCCGTCGGCATGACGGCGAGCACCCCGGCGCGGCGGTAG
- a CDS encoding DUF3761 domain-containing protein codes for MTTVGTYVAPPAPAPAPAATCTNGTYVNSAGATVCRPEVSSSAPSGATAKCGDGTYSSSQSRRGTCSRHGGVSVRL; via the coding sequence GTGACGACCGTCGGCACGTACGTCGCGCCTCCTGCCCCGGCGCCGGCTCCCGCCGCGACCTGTACGAACGGGACGTACGTCAACAGCGCCGGCGCCACCGTCTGCCGGCCGGAGGTCTCGTCGAGCGCGCCGAGCGGCGCGACCGCGAAGTGCGGCGACGGCACATACAGCTCCAGTCAGTCGCGCCGGGGCACGTGCTCACGGCACGGCGGTGTCTCTGTGCGGCTCTGA
- a CDS encoding SRPBCC family protein, whose amino-acid sequence MRSRHVSHVIPVTPEVVYEYASNVDNLPEWAAGLAQSAVVRDGDELLVDSPMGWVAVRFVERNHFGVLDHDVTLPSGTVVRNAVRVIGHPDGAEVVFTVRQIELDDAAFARDLEAVAADLERLAQCVSRKPGS is encoded by the coding sequence ATGAGGAGCCGCCACGTCAGTCACGTCATCCCGGTGACGCCGGAGGTCGTCTACGAGTACGCGTCGAACGTGGACAACCTGCCGGAGTGGGCGGCCGGCCTCGCCCAGAGCGCTGTCGTCCGAGACGGGGACGAGCTCCTGGTCGACTCCCCGATGGGGTGGGTCGCGGTCCGGTTCGTCGAGCGGAACCACTTCGGCGTCCTCGACCACGACGTGACGCTCCCGTCCGGGACCGTGGTGCGGAACGCCGTCCGCGTCATCGGACATCCCGACGGTGCCGAGGTTGTCTTCACCGTCCGGCAGATCGAACTCGACGACGCCGCGTTCGCGCGGGACCTCGAGGCGGTCGCCGCCGACCTCGAGCGACTCGCACAGTGCGTCAGCCGCAAGCCCGGCAGCTGA
- a CDS encoding L-threonylcarbamoyladenylate synthase, giving the protein MSAETPVTPAIPTTTTEHWTEGVPRTAVDALLRPGGLAVVPTKVGYILMTADRAGLERKFDAKQRNRNKPGVVLVSSLEMLRSIAQLTPEIDALYQRCWDEDILLGCILPWSDAGRAALPEDGSDELMMDTRGTSCFVIKFGVPGELAARELWTQHGRFAFASSANPSGTGNRGVVAGIGERIATSADVVIEADDYVASIQPDATAETRYEQGVMVSMVDAAGVLVPQQDGQRSVTPAPTLIRKGLAVDRIMGLLADTFTSWDYRQGEYY; this is encoded by the coding sequence ATGAGCGCTGAGACCCCCGTGACCCCCGCGATCCCCACCACGACCACCGAGCACTGGACCGAGGGCGTGCCGCGCACCGCCGTCGACGCGCTGCTCCGTCCGGGCGGCCTGGCGGTCGTCCCGACCAAGGTTGGCTACATCCTGATGACCGCCGACCGCGCCGGCCTCGAGCGCAAGTTCGACGCGAAGCAGCGCAACCGCAACAAGCCGGGCGTCGTGCTCGTGAGCTCGCTCGAGATGCTCCGGTCCATCGCCCAGCTCACCCCGGAGATCGACGCCCTGTACCAGCGGTGCTGGGACGAGGACATCCTGCTCGGGTGCATCCTGCCGTGGAGCGACGCCGGCCGGGCCGCGCTGCCCGAGGACGGGTCGGACGAACTCATGATGGACACCCGGGGCACGTCCTGCTTCGTGATCAAGTTCGGTGTCCCCGGTGAGCTCGCCGCACGGGAGCTCTGGACGCAGCACGGCCGCTTCGCGTTCGCCAGCTCCGCCAACCCGTCCGGGACGGGCAACCGCGGTGTCGTCGCCGGCATCGGCGAGCGCATCGCGACCTCCGCCGACGTCGTCATCGAGGCCGACGACTACGTGGCCTCGATCCAGCCGGACGCGACCGCCGAGACCCGGTACGAGCAGGGCGTGATGGTCTCGATGGTGGACGCGGCCGGCGTGCTCGTGCCGCAGCAGGACGGCCAGCGCTCGGTGACCCCGGCGCCGACGCTGATCCGGAAGGGCCTGGCCGTCGACCGGATCATGGGACTGCTCGCCGACACGTTCACGAGCTGGGACTACCGGCAGGGCGAGTACTACTGA
- the nagA gene encoding N-acetylglucosamine-6-phosphate deacetylase, whose amino-acid sequence MSDTSLPSDGGRPSEAGRPSGLEARTTLVRAARLVDGAGPVTDGWVLVGGDTILQAGTGAAPGADAVVDLGDAILVPGSIDLHGHGGATQAYEDDDFSAALAAHRAHGTTRSVVSLVANPVPELVRSLGRIRDVMATDPLLLGAHLEGPFLSPDNKGAHNEDFLVAPTPAAVDALLAAGAGVIRQVTIAPELPGALDAVRRFVDAGVTVAVGHTVGTYEQARAAFDAGATVLTHAFNAMPGLHHRRPGPIGAAVEDERVTLELILDGVHVHPAAARTLFRAAPGRIALITDAMGAAGAADGPYRLGSLDVTVTDSVAHVTGTDTIAGSTLTQDVALRNAVRLTGQSLPDAVAALTSVPARAIGLGDRFGRLAPGFAADLVALSPALEVLRVWGAGQPLDQ is encoded by the coding sequence ATGAGCGACACGAGCCTCCCGTCCGACGGCGGGCGTCCGTCCGAGGCGGGTCGCCCCTCCGGCCTGGAGGCGCGCACCACCCTGGTCCGCGCCGCCCGCCTGGTCGACGGGGCCGGCCCCGTGACGGACGGGTGGGTGCTCGTCGGAGGGGACACGATCCTCCAGGCCGGCACCGGAGCCGCACCCGGGGCCGACGCGGTCGTCGACCTCGGCGACGCGATCCTGGTGCCCGGGTCCATCGACCTGCACGGACACGGCGGCGCGACCCAGGCGTACGAGGACGACGACTTCAGCGCAGCACTGGCGGCGCACCGGGCACACGGGACCACCCGGTCGGTCGTGAGCCTGGTGGCGAACCCGGTGCCCGAACTCGTCCGTTCGCTCGGCCGGATCCGCGACGTGATGGCGACCGACCCGCTGTTGCTTGGTGCGCACCTCGAGGGGCCGTTCCTGTCGCCGGACAACAAGGGCGCCCACAACGAGGACTTCCTCGTCGCCCCGACACCCGCCGCCGTCGACGCGTTGCTTGCCGCAGGTGCGGGCGTGATCCGCCAGGTGACCATCGCGCCCGAGCTGCCCGGTGCGCTCGACGCCGTCCGCCGGTTCGTCGACGCCGGGGTGACCGTCGCTGTCGGGCACACCGTCGGGACGTACGAGCAGGCGCGCGCGGCGTTCGATGCCGGCGCGACCGTCCTGACGCACGCGTTCAACGCGATGCCGGGGTTGCACCACCGACGCCCCGGGCCGATCGGTGCCGCCGTCGAGGACGAGCGGGTGACCCTCGAACTCATCCTCGACGGCGTGCACGTGCACCCGGCCGCCGCCCGCACGCTGTTCCGCGCAGCCCCCGGTCGGATCGCCCTCATCACCGACGCGATGGGCGCCGCCGGTGCTGCCGACGGCCCCTACCGCCTCGGGTCGCTCGACGTCACCGTGACGGACAGCGTCGCGCACGTCACCGGGACGGACACGATCGCCGGCTCGACACTGACGCAGGACGTCGCGCTGCGGAACGCCGTACGGCTCACCGGGCAGTCGCTGCCCGACGCCGTGGCGGCCCTGACCAGCGTGCCGGCCCGGGCGATCGGACTCGGGGACCGGTTCGGACGGCTCGCGCCGGGGTTCGCGGCGGACCTGGTCGCGCTGTCACCGGCACTCGAGGTGCTCCGGGTGTGGGGCGCCGGGCAGCCGCTCGATCAGTAG
- a CDS encoding YrdB family protein translates to MRDAPRSPIDPGDDHVPVPPATAPRRVDVWSVVRVVVCAFGLLSLAYWGYLTWPYPFPALFFIVGAPLFAAVVWYFFRSPHSPIETDVVGKTIVEVALVVAAGATWISLGHPAVGLVFVVVAAASGIVAARRETA, encoded by the coding sequence ATGCGCGACGCACCCCGCAGCCCGATCGACCCCGGTGACGACCACGTCCCGGTGCCGCCCGCGACCGCACCGCGACGGGTGGACGTGTGGAGCGTCGTCCGCGTCGTGGTCTGCGCCTTCGGGCTGCTGTCCCTGGCGTACTGGGGCTACCTGACCTGGCCGTACCCGTTCCCGGCGCTGTTCTTCATCGTCGGCGCCCCGCTGTTCGCCGCGGTGGTCTGGTACTTCTTCCGCTCCCCGCACTCGCCGATCGAGACGGACGTGGTCGGCAAGACCATCGTCGAGGTCGCCCTCGTCGTCGCGGCCGGCGCCACCTGGATCTCGCTCGGTCACCCGGCCGTCGGACTCGTCTTCGTCGTCGTGGCCGCCGCGAGCGGGATCGTCGCAGCCCGACGGGAGACCGCATGA
- the purU gene encoding formyltetrahydrofolate deformylase, with protein MPRYPEPVTDPLPENPTHWTLTLVCDDQPGIVHAVSGAVVAAEGNITESQQFSSADTNTFFMRLQVMAPVDRQTFQQALAPVVERYGMRVQLDVVGRPMRTLVLVSKAGHCLNDLLYRQRGGQLPIDVPLVLANHPDLAELASFYSVPFEHRPVTDAESKGAMERRILEAVDEHDIELVVLARYMQILSPELCAALAGRAVNIHHSFLPGFKGANPYRQAHARGVKLIGATAHFVTSDLDEGPIIEQNVVRVDHTKEPAELVSIGQDEESRTLTQAVRWIAEDRVLLDGARTIIFK; from the coding sequence ATGCCCCGGTACCCTGAACCGGTGACCGACCCGCTGCCCGAGAACCCCACGCACTGGACCCTCACGCTGGTCTGCGACGACCAGCCGGGGATCGTGCACGCCGTGTCCGGAGCCGTGGTCGCGGCCGAGGGCAACATCACCGAGTCGCAGCAGTTCTCGAGCGCCGACACGAACACGTTCTTCATGCGCCTGCAGGTGATGGCGCCGGTCGACCGCCAGACCTTCCAGCAGGCGCTGGCGCCGGTCGTCGAGCGCTACGGCATGCGCGTCCAGCTCGACGTCGTCGGCCGTCCGATGCGCACCCTCGTGCTCGTGTCGAAGGCCGGGCACTGCCTGAACGACCTGCTCTACCGGCAGCGCGGCGGCCAGCTGCCGATCGACGTGCCCCTGGTGCTGGCGAACCACCCGGACCTCGCCGAGCTCGCGTCGTTCTACTCGGTACCGTTCGAGCACCGGCCCGTCACCGACGCCGAGTCGAAGGGCGCCATGGAGCGCCGGATCCTCGAGGCGGTGGACGAGCACGACATCGAACTCGTCGTCCTCGCCCGGTACATGCAGATCCTCTCCCCCGAGCTCTGCGCGGCGCTCGCCGGTCGGGCCGTGAACATCCACCACTCGTTCCTGCCCGGCTTCAAGGGCGCGAACCCGTACCGGCAGGCGCACGCCCGCGGCGTCAAGCTCATCGGCGCCACCGCCCACTTCGTCACGAGCGACCTGGACGAGGGCCCGATCATCGAGCAGAACGTCGTCCGCGTGGACCACACGAAGGAGCCGGCCGAGCTCGTGTCGATCGGGCAGGACGAGGAGTCCCGCACCCTGACCCAGGCCGTGCGCTGGATCGCCGAGGACCGTGTGCTCCTCGACGGTGCCCGCACGATCATCTTCAAGTAG
- a CDS encoding MarR family winged helix-turn-helix transcriptional regulator, with product MHREFSATRDDVDAIAAWTVIRAARELARRLATELDPLDLTPVEFGVLVQLAAADGLSQADLARAVGVRPQSMTPLVTGLGERGLLDRGTERGRGRLSRIRLTPAGRELLAQAYPVVRASNRWFGDDADTSALVTTLRPLLGDASDPVDAPVP from the coding sequence GTGCACCGGGAGTTCTCAGCGACGCGGGACGACGTCGACGCCATCGCCGCGTGGACCGTGATCCGGGCCGCGCGCGAACTCGCCCGACGCCTGGCGACGGAGCTGGACCCGCTCGACCTGACCCCGGTCGAGTTCGGTGTCCTGGTGCAGCTCGCCGCCGCCGACGGCCTGAGCCAGGCGGACCTCGCCCGGGCCGTGGGCGTCCGACCGCAGAGCATGACGCCGCTCGTCACCGGACTCGGCGAGCGCGGGCTGCTCGACCGGGGGACGGAGCGGGGACGCGGCCGGCTCTCGCGGATCCGGCTGACCCCGGCGGGCCGCGAGCTGCTGGCGCAGGCGTACCCGGTCGTGCGCGCGAGCAACCGGTGGTTCGGCGACGATGCGGACACCAGCGCCCTGGTCACGACGCTCCGCCCCCTGCTCGGCGACGCCAGCGACCCGGTCGATGCCCCGGTACCCTGA
- a CDS encoding NmrA family NAD(P)-binding protein → MSETIAVTGATGDVGGKTIELLHAAGADVRAVVRRPDQVRAFRDRGIDARLADLDDGEALTTALQGVDQLFLVTAATERQAEHGITAVHAARAAGVRAVVQLSGGDAAEHSPMPWASAIWRIDRAVRASGLERTILHPSGFATNLVPSGPAIRRGVFPQTMGDGVIGWIDTLDIARVASTVLQGGVHHGDEPVLTGPALLDGRGVARELSAGLGRPVRYLHLPSRVFGGVLRLTGMPRWQAEGLRQQFGVVARRGLDGVDVLTHEVERITGTPATPLSGWARAHRRELLGR, encoded by the coding sequence ATGAGCGAAACCATCGCAGTCACCGGCGCGACCGGCGACGTCGGCGGCAAGACCATCGAGCTGCTGCACGCCGCCGGCGCCGACGTCCGCGCCGTCGTCCGCCGCCCCGACCAGGTCCGGGCCTTCCGCGACCGCGGCATCGACGCCCGCCTCGCCGACCTGGACGACGGCGAGGCCCTGACCACCGCGCTCCAGGGCGTCGACCAGCTGTTCCTCGTCACCGCCGCCACCGAACGCCAGGCCGAGCACGGCATCACCGCCGTCCACGCCGCCCGGGCCGCCGGGGTCCGCGCGGTCGTCCAGCTCTCCGGCGGCGACGCGGCGGAACACTCGCCGATGCCCTGGGCCAGCGCCATCTGGCGGATCGACCGGGCCGTCCGGGCGAGCGGCCTGGAACGCACGATCCTGCACCCGTCCGGCTTCGCGACGAACCTGGTGCCCTCGGGACCCGCGATCCGCCGCGGCGTCTTCCCGCAGACGATGGGCGACGGGGTCATCGGCTGGATCGACACGCTCGACATCGCCCGTGTCGCCAGCACCGTGCTGCAGGGCGGCGTCCACCACGGCGACGAACCCGTCCTGACCGGACCGGCACTGCTCGACGGCCGCGGTGTCGCCCGAGAGCTCAGCGCCGGACTCGGCCGCCCCGTGCGCTACCTGCACCTGCCGAGCCGGGTCTTCGGCGGCGTGCTCCGGCTGACCGGCATGCCCCGGTGGCAGGCCGAGGGGCTGCGACAGCAGTTCGGCGTGGTCGCCCGGCGCGGCCTCGACGGCGTCGACGTGCTCACCCACGAGGTCGAGCGGATCACCGGCACCCCGGCGACGCCCCTCTCCGGGTGGGCGCGGGCGCACCGGCGGGAGTTGCTGGGGCGGTGA